The following coding sequences are from one Sesamum indicum cultivar Zhongzhi No. 13 linkage group LG11, S_indicum_v1.0, whole genome shotgun sequence window:
- the LOC105174367 gene encoding uncharacterized protein LOC105174367 isoform X2, with product MAETRANLGAAAPQMEVDDDMPNLLSFNIHGGFEFVLATVALILQELLGKMKMMTLSFYARAYMMTFNMIRLKMISIQENICRGTTLMKMISAQEKTFSVEDDRDKSPRTFVALCCRG from the exons ATGGCTGAGACAAGAGCGAATCTCGGTGCTGCGGCGCCCCAGATGGAGGTCGACGACGACATGCCGAACCTTCTCTCCTTCAACATCCACGGCGGCTTCGAATTTGTCCTCGCTACTGTG gctctaattcttcaagaacttctggggaaaatgaagatgatgacACTTTCATTCTATGCTCGG gCTTACATGATGACATTTAATATGATACGACTGAAGATGATCTcgatacaagaaaatatatgtcGAGGAACAACGCTGATGAAGATGATCTCAGCACAAGAAAAGACCTTTTCTGTTGAAGATGATCGTGACAAGAGTCCAAGGACATTTGTAGCTCTCTGTTGTAGAGGCTAG
- the LOC105174368 gene encoding zinc finger CCCH domain-containing protein 11 — MPPKQQSKADLAKKQKIVEDKTFGLKNKNKSKNVQKYVQSLKQSVQPKPDPSKLNAQKKKEEEKAREKELNELFKVAIKQPKVPVGVDPKSIVCEHFKVGQCAKGFKCKFSHDLNVQRKGEKIDIYSDKRDKDEETMDDWDQETLEKVVESKSQEYNKNKPTDIVCKYFLEAVEKKQYGWFWICPNGGKECHYRHALPPGYVLKSQMKALLEEESEKIPIEEEIENQRAKVTTTTPMTPELFMQWKKKKMEEREAGLAAQRAERAKNDRMSGRELFLSDASLFVDDAEAYDRYQREEEVDAEQKVNKDPAMDGPSSSSITSQDAEDIPDDEIDDDEDDLDMDELNELEASLSRTTLKIKEPGDNA; from the exons atgccTCCGAAACAGCAATCTAAAGCGGATTTAGCGAAGAAGCAGAAGATAGTTGAGGACAAAACCTTCGGAttgaagaacaagaacaagtcGAAGAATGTTCAGAAGTACGTGCAGTCTCTCAAGCAATCCGTACAGCCTAAACCCGACCCTAGCAAACTCAACGCACAG aagaagaaagaggaggAGAAGGCACGAGAGAAGGAGCTCAATGAATTGTTTAAAGTTGCAATAAAGCAGCCTAAAGTTCCTGTTG GTGTTGATCCAAAGTCTATAGTATGTGAGCATTTTAAGGTGGGGCAATGTGCGAAAGGATTTAAGTGCAAGTTCTCCCATGATTTGAACGTGCAGAGGAAAGGAGAGAAGATAGACATATACAGCGATAAGCGTGATAAAG ACGAGGAAACAATGGATGACTGGGATCAAGAAACACTGGAGAAGGTTGTCGAGTCCAAGAGCCAGGAGTACAACAAAAATAAGCCTACAGATATA GTATGCAAATACTTTCTGGAAGCAGTTGAAAAGAAGCAGTATGGTTGGTTTTGGATTTGCCCAAATGGTGGTAAAGAATGCCACTACAGGCACGCACTTCCTCCTGGATATGTTTTAAAATCTCAAATGAAGGCGCTGTTAGAGGAGGAATCTGAAAAGATACCCATTGAGGAAGAGATAGAAAACCAG CGTGCAAAAGTAACTACCACAACTCCTATGACACCAGAGTTATTCATGcaatggaagaagaaaaagatggaGGAGAGAGAAGCTGGCTTGGCTGCACAGAGGGCAGAGAGAGCTAAGAATGACCGTATGAG TGGTCGTGAGCTGTTCCTCTCAGATGCAAGCTTGTTTGTCGATGATGCTGAGGCCTATGATAGATACCAGAGGGAAGAAGAAGTAGATGCTGAGCAAAAG GTTAATAAAGATCCTGCCATGGATGGGCCAAGTTCTTCCTCAATAACTTCACAGGACGCTGAAGATATTCCTGATGATgagattgatgatgatgaagatgatctGGACATGGATGAGCTAAATGAACTGGAAGCCAGCCTATCAAGAACAAcattaaaaatcaaagaacCAGGCGATAATGCATGA
- the LOC105174367 gene encoding uncharacterized protein LOC105174367 isoform X3, which yields MAETRANLGAAAPQMEVDDDMPNLLSFNIHGGFEFVLATVAYMMTFNMIRLKMISIQENICRGTTLMKMISAQEKTFSVEDDRDKSPRTFVALCCRG from the exons ATGGCTGAGACAAGAGCGAATCTCGGTGCTGCGGCGCCCCAGATGGAGGTCGACGACGACATGCCGAACCTTCTCTCCTTCAACATCCACGGCGGCTTCGAATTTGTCCTCGCTACTGTG gCTTACATGATGACATTTAATATGATACGACTGAAGATGATCTcgatacaagaaaatatatgtcGAGGAACAACGCTGATGAAGATGATCTCAGCACAAGAAAAGACCTTTTCTGTTGAAGATGATCGTGACAAGAGTCCAAGGACATTTGTAGCTCTCTGTTGTAGAGGCTAG
- the LOC105174367 gene encoding uncharacterized protein LOC105174367 isoform X1, producing the protein MAETRANLGAAAPQMEVDDDMPNLLSFNIHGGFEFVLATVALILQELLGKMKMMTLSFYARVTNFLILAYMMTFNMIRLKMISIQENICRGTTLMKMISAQEKTFSVEDDRDKSPRTFVALCCRG; encoded by the exons ATGGCTGAGACAAGAGCGAATCTCGGTGCTGCGGCGCCCCAGATGGAGGTCGACGACGACATGCCGAACCTTCTCTCCTTCAACATCCACGGCGGCTTCGAATTTGTCCTCGCTACTGTG gctctaattcttcaagaacttctggggaaaatgaagatgatgacACTTTCATTCTATGCTCGGGTGACTAATTTCcttatttta gCTTACATGATGACATTTAATATGATACGACTGAAGATGATCTcgatacaagaaaatatatgtcGAGGAACAACGCTGATGAAGATGATCTCAGCACAAGAAAAGACCTTTTCTGTTGAAGATGATCGTGACAAGAGTCCAAGGACATTTGTAGCTCTCTGTTGTAGAGGCTAG